A window of Chlorobium phaeobacteroides DSM 266 genomic DNA:
AATCTCCTTGCCGGTAGGACGCCTGCCGGGGCGAAGGATCGAGGCGATCAGCTTGCCAGTCAACCCCTCGAAAACATGGAGAGGCTGGTAACAGGTCTCCTGGTGATAGCCGTTGAAAAGCGCCAGCTGCTGTTTGCCATGAACAACATCCTCGGTATCGTCAAAGTCCAGGACGATGACCCGCGGTGCCTCGGTGTAGGAGTCAAGGAAATGATCGAGGAACCCGACAGCCATACGATAGAGCTCCGGACGGGTAACCATGTTCTCCAGCCTGCTGAAGGTAGGCTGGCTGGCAAGGTCATCGCCGCTTTCAGGAAGACGGTTGAGGGCCATCTTGAGAGCGGGATCCTTCCGCATGGAATTGCTGTCGTTGCCGTCCTCATAGCCGCAGGCGATCTGGTAGACCCGCTGGGCGATCAGGTCAGGGATCGAATGCATGACAGATGAGGTCCGACGGGAATCAGCAATGCAATCGGCAAGCTTCGGAACGATCCTGGTCATGGACTCGACTTCCTTCAACAGCAGGACACCGGCATCGCTGGTGGCGTTGCCTCCCTGGAAATCAAGAACCACTTTTTTGCCCTTGACAGGGGCAACGGATACTTCGAAACAATCAGGAAATAGCGCTTGTTGGTTGGGTTGGTCAGTGTGTATATTGGTGTAAGGGAGTTGCATAGCCGTCCAGTGGTTATTTGTTGTCTAAGCACCAATAAAATAACACTTTGTGGCGATTATGCATCCCTTTTTTATTGCCCTCGTGAATTATTCAGGTTATATGGGTTATTTTTCAAGAAACGCGGTTTAGGTGAATCAGTCTAATTATTGTGATCAGTCCGGAAGCCAAGAAAGCGTATGATTATTCAAGACTACTCTGAACATATCGAGAATTTTGAGAACTACCTCAAGTCGAAGCTGGCATCTATTGATGAAATTTCCGGCGACAATAACGTACTGTTCAAGAAGATTTTATATGTATCATTTTTGGATTCTCTTTCTTCATGTGTATATCCAGGAAGAGGAAACAAGGAACGCTTTGTATCTATGCTGGAGCGGTTTTCAAAATGGGAGGACCGGGATCGCGTCAGCTTACCACATTTGGGGAAGTTTGTTCAAATTATTTCAGATCCATTGCTTGAGCAGGCAAGAAAATATGTTACCCCAAAATTGAAAACATGGCAAGAGCGTTCTTGTTATGTAATATCTATATCTGAAGATCCAATAATTGATGAAATACTAGATAAATCATGGAAAACAAACAAGGAAACTGGTATTCATGTATCTTTAACTGATTTCAAACACATTAGTCTTTTGTATCAACTAAGAAATGCATTGGTACACCAATTTCAATCCAGAGGCGATGAAATGGGCAATTTAAGACAACTTGATCATCCTTACTATCAGCGTGTGCAAATATTTAATGGAACATTAGAAGATATGAAGCCTGTGCGTTTTGAGCTTGTTTACCCAACGCAATTTCTTAAAAGTCTTTCTGAGAAGACACTGGAGAACGTAGTCGACTATCTGAAAGATGGGAATATCAACCCTTTTCCGCACTATTATGCGGGGGACTATTGGATTACAGAGCTTAACTGATAACAAGCCAATGCAGCCGAATGCTGACGCATTGGCTGATTGAGGCGTTAGGTATATCATAAACTCAACAAGAGAAAGTAAAGAGCATAATGCCCACGATTTCAATGTTTTACGGGATTCTTATTCGGATGTTTTTTCGGGATGCCGAGAAACATCATGTACCGCACATACATGCAGATTATCAGGGAAACGTTGCAGTGTACTCTATCCCTGAAGGAACGCTATTGGCAGGTTTACTGCCACCGAACAAACACAAGCTGGTAGTTGCTTGGATCGAGATTCATCACGAAGATTTATTGGCTGACTGGAATTTGGCAGTAAATGGAAAGAAACCATTTCCGATAAAGGGACTTGATCAATGAGAATTGCAGAACTACATCCACAACCTGATTGGGTGTTGTCAATTGTTTCGGAAGATGGCCGTGTTGGTCGTTTTGATGTCACTCCTTATCTGGAATATGAAGCGTTTGAAGAGCTTCGTGACCATGGTGAATTCATAAAGGTAATCAACGGAGGATACTTCGTCGAATGGGAGTGTGGTGCGGATTTGTCAGCGGACACAATTGAGGCGCAATGGAAGGTTGTTGGTAAAGCAGAGCAGCAGAACACTGTCTGACCTTCTGCTATTTATTGATAACTAACTCGGGCACCATCGGTGGTTTACAGCCTCGTTCTCGACTTATAGACACCGTTGTTATGCCGATCCCTCTAAGATGCAGAAATAAAAACAAATAGTTAATTTAAGCGATTTATAAAAAATAGGTTAGTGATATTTTCGATGGTTTGGAAATGACGTCTTATATGTACTGTAACTCAAAAATCTGCGGTATAGACGGATCCATCTAATTATTGTTAGACCCCTTGAGCCATCCCAAGCTATGAGTGACGTTTACGCTGAGTTGTTTTCAATCAAGTTCTTGGTCATGTCCGTAATCGTCGGAACGGCTCTGTCTATTGCGGCGAATATTTTGTCGCACTCGATTATTCAGAACCGTTCAAAGTTTCGATGGAAGGCCGGGCTACCCCTCTACGTTGGAACAATGGTCTATTTATGGTTCGTGCTTGAACTGCTTTCGAGTTCCTCCACTGATCGGCCATTTGGAATCGCATTCTCGATCAACGCAATCTACCTCGTCGTTAGCTGCTTCCGTGCGTCGCTGCAAGTAACTTCATTTAGCGCCGTAACGAAAACAGCGGTCTATTTACAAGTGGCCATCTTTGTACTCACTTTGCCATTCACTGATGCTTTCTGGGGGCCGCAAAGCGCGGACGTCGAGGCGTCAATTGCCTTCAATGGGATCATCATTGCTGCTCTCATGTTCATGACAAAGGGCTACCGTGAAGGCGGGGTCTAACCTTTCGGTCCACCGGACGCTGCGCGATAAAGCCGCGCAGCGCCGGTGACCTCAACGTTAGGCAACTCTATTGGCTCTTTTGTATCTGGCATTGGATCATCATAGTAGTCATCCTCGCATTGATTTGCGCGAGGAAGACGGGACGTACGCAACTACGTAAACTAATTGCTTGGGAGACCCGGTTAATTCTGGCAATGAAGCATTCATCCCTGTAACTGATCACTGTTGTATTCGGAACTGACCCAAGAGGATTCACCCGGAAAGAATTCGCGTATTGTTTATTTTGTACTGACATTCCTTGCTGATAAATAAATTTTCCGCTGCGGAGCACTGCTCATCCGTGGCCACTTTTGATAAACTTTGAATGGCCGAATTTCGCTACATGCACGGGGCTGTATACATTTTTGAAAATTCCATAGCGAAACGCGTGAAAGTTGGAATGACAATTAACAACGTTGCCGATCGACTTTGTGATGTTAATGACAAGTGGCTAGAGCGAAAGGTCGCTTGCCAGATTTGTGGAGGACGTTTAGTCAACATCGGGGGGTATGTTCCTCAACATGTTATAAGTGGTAACGAATGTCCCGGAGGTAACGCCTTACCACTTGAGAAGGATTTGGCACTTGCTGTGTCATACCTAGAGAATATGAAAAATCGTCTCAGCAAACTTTCAGGTAGCGAAAAGGGGTCAGTCACTAGAAAAATTAAAACTCTTGAAAAGCGAATAGGATTGTATCGGCATTACGATGGGCCAGTAGGAATGTGGCAATTTAGCATCGCTTTTTACACGGAATGTGCTGAGCAAGTTGAATTGCTCTCGCACAAAATCCTAACAGAGCGTCTAGATAAAGTGGCGCCATTTGGAGAAGTCTTTTGTTGCTCAGTGTCAGAGGCCACGGAAGCGGTTGAAGCAGCACTGAGCCAGTTAGGATTGTTACATTCAGCCAGGAAAAATACTTGTTTGTGAATGTGGAATTAGCAAAGGAGGAGGGGATGTTCGCAACTACGTAAAATATTTGCTTGGTCGACCCATTCAACTCCTATTCGTCATTGTGACTAATCCCTCTTGTATTCGGAACTGATCAAGTGAATTCACCGGGAAAGAATTTTCTTATTGCTTATTTTGTACTGATACTCCTTGGCGATAAATAAATTTCTCGCCGCGGAGCACTGCTCATGCGCGGTTAGGTTATAAAAAAAGGAGATCGAAGTTAATGAGAATTATCACCCGTGTAGCGATTCTGTTGCTTATCGTAGGAATTCAAGGGTGTGCGACCTACGGAAAAATTAGTGGCATACCTTCGGAAGGACAAAAATCAGTCTTCAAAGATGGTCGAAAGACGCTCATATCAATAAAACAAAATACCGTAGCCTTAGCGCCTAATACTGAAACCGTCACAAGTGGCCAAAAAGCTGACTTTGTCATCGCAGTACATAACGGGACTTCTCAAGATATCCTGTTTTCTACAGATGATGTAACAGCAACAGCAAATACAAATGGCCAACTCACTACTCTTAAAGTTTTCAGTTACGATGAGTTGGTAGCTGAAGAAAAGAATCGCCGAGCATGGGCAGCGGTTGCTGTTGGGCTACAGGGTGCAGCTGAGTCTATGAATGCTGCAAATGCAGGTTACTCCAATGCCTTTGGTACGTATTCTGGCTCGACGTATTCCAACTATGGTACGAAAACGTTTAGTTCCGGTAGTTACTCGAGCACAACCTACAACTACGCAGCGGCACAGGCAGCCAGAAATGTTGCACAGGCAAACACGGAAGCCCGCTTTGCTCGATTGGAGGCTGATGGGCGTGAAAATTTAAAGAACTTGTCATCAACAACTCTAAAGAAGGAAACAATATTCCCCGCTGCATGGCACGGAGGACTAATAAAGGTTGAATTACCTGAAGTAGCGGAACAACTCCAGGATATTAAGTTTGTTGTAAATGTAGTCGGGGAGCAGCATGAGTTTAACCTGAATAATTCATGAGACTGCAAAAGAGAGGCATCTCGAGCCAAAAATGAGCCTGCCATAGGCGAAGCCAACCTGAGATGCCGACCTGTCTTGTCTTCGCGTCATACGTTCACCCCTTATCGGAAATTTACTGATGCCGGAAAAGCGGCTTATCCCCGTAAGACTATGGCCTCAGATACCATGAGGCCATAGTCTTGCCTTGACGTCATGACTTTTACGCCCTTCCTGTAGCTCTGTTTGATTGTTACCTTCCCCCTCTGGAAACGATACAGCATTACGGAATTGCTGTTGATGGCCATGGGACTGATCGCAGGTGCTCAAGGACGGCGAAGCACTTGTTCAGTATCGGTTTGTACGGATATGAGGTCGGCAGATGCACCTTGATGCGTGTCTTCATCTCAATGACCTTCGCTCCGATTTTCAGGAGCTTCAATCGGATTGTCTCGAAGGTCGCCGTGGCAAGGGCGGTGCCCCGGAGCAGGTTGGTCTGGAAGGCGTGGACCAGGACATAGGCCGCCGAATGCAGGAAGACCCTGAACTGGTTGGCAAGAAAGCGATGGCATGAGGTCCGGTCGCTTTTCATGAACGTTTTATGCGCCTTGATGTAGAGTTCATCGTTGCCACGTGCACTGTAAATCTGCTCGTACAGAGTCTTGGCCTTTGCCTCCTGCATGTCGGTGCTGATGAAGCGCACGTTCAGCCCCTTTTCGGTCATCTCGACCTTGGCGACCACTCTGCGGGTCTCCTTCCAGCTCCGTGCCTGATACTGAAAGGTATGGTAACGGCGGTATCCGGCTCCATGCTTCTTGACCTCCTCAATAATGTCCTTGACGGAGCGAAGCAGCACGTCATTACCGCCGAGGCCGGTCACGCTGTAGCAGTTCTGCTCTCTGGCAAGGAAGGAGTAGACTTCCGGCACACCGTAATGGCTGTCGCCGCGGTAGACGATGATTGTTTCCGGCCACCTGCTCCGGATATGGCGGACAATGCGCTTCACGTATGATACAATCTCCTTGCCGGTAGGACGCCTGCCGGGGCGAAGGATCGAGGCGATCAGCTTGCCAGTCAACCCCTCGAAAACATGGAGAGGCTGGTAACAGGTCTCCTGGTGATAGCCGTTGAAA
This region includes:
- a CDS encoding DUF2442 domain-containing protein codes for the protein MRIAELHPQPDWVLSIVSEDGRVGRFDVTPYLEYEAFEELRDHGEFIKVINGGYFVEWECGADLSADTIEAQWKVVGKAEQQNTV
- a CDS encoding IS1380-like element ISCph6 family transposase; this encodes MQLPYTNIHTDQPNQQALFPDCFEVSVAPVKGKKVVLDFQGGNATSDAGVLLLKEVESMTRIVPKLADCIADSRRTSSVMHSIPDLIAQRVYQIACGYEDGNDSNSMRKDPALKMALNRLPESGDDLASQPTFSRLENMVTRPELYRMAVGFLDHFLDSYTEAPRVIVLDFDDTEDVVHGKQQLALFNGYHQETCYQPLHVFEGLTGKLIASILRPGRRPTGKEIVSYVKRIVRHIRSRWPETIIVYRGDSHYGVPEVYSFLAREQNCYSVTGLGGNDVLLRSVKDIIEEVKKHGAGYRRYHTFQYQARSWKETRRVVAKVEMTEKGLNVRFISTDMQEAKAKTLYEQIYSARGNDELYIKAHKTFMKSDRTSCHRFLANQFRVFLHSAAYVLVHAFQTNLLRGTALATATFETIRLKLLKIGAKVIEMKTRIKVHLPTSYPYKPILNKCFAVLEHLRSVPWPSTAIP
- a CDS encoding DUF4160 domain-containing protein, with the translated sequence MPTISMFYGILIRMFFRDAEKHHVPHIHADYQGNVAVYSIPEGTLLAGLLPPNKHKLVVAWIEIHHEDLLADWNLAVNGKKPFPIKGLDQ